From Bradyrhizobium sp. NDS-1, the proteins below share one genomic window:
- the surE gene encoding 5'/3'-nucleotidase SurE, producing the protein MRILCTNDDGIHAPGLKVVEEIARALSDDVWVVAPELDQSGVSHSLSLNDPLRLREVGPRHFAVRGTPTDCVIMGARHILGPKLPDIVLSGVNKGRNVAEDVVYSGTIAGALEGTILGLPSFALSQEFSVETRERPPWDTARKFGPDILRKVIAAGIPKDTVINVNFPSCAPEDVLGVRVTRQGKRNLGFLRIDERKDGRGNPYFWIGFERAAMMDTPADGTDLAALRERYVSVTPLRLDRTNEAFSEELSATLK; encoded by the coding sequence ATGCGCATTCTCTGCACCAATGACGACGGCATCCACGCCCCCGGCCTCAAGGTCGTGGAGGAGATCGCGCGCGCGCTGTCCGACGATGTCTGGGTGGTCGCGCCCGAGCTCGACCAGTCCGGCGTGTCGCATTCGCTGTCGCTGAACGATCCCTTGCGCCTGCGCGAGGTCGGGCCACGGCACTTTGCCGTGCGCGGCACGCCGACCGACTGCGTCATCATGGGGGCGCGCCATATCCTCGGGCCGAAACTGCCCGACATCGTGCTGTCCGGGGTCAACAAGGGCCGTAACGTCGCCGAGGACGTGGTCTATTCCGGCACCATCGCCGGCGCCTTGGAGGGCACCATCCTGGGCTTGCCGTCGTTCGCGCTGTCGCAGGAGTTCAGCGTCGAGACCCGCGAGCGCCCGCCCTGGGATACCGCGCGCAAGTTCGGGCCCGACATCCTGCGCAAGGTGATCGCCGCCGGCATCCCGAAGGACACCGTCATCAACGTCAACTTCCCGTCCTGCGCGCCGGAGGATGTGCTGGGCGTCCGCGTCACGCGCCAGGGCAAACGCAATCTCGGTTTCTTGCGGATCGACGAGCGCAAGGACGGCCGGGGCAATCCCTATTTCTGGATCGGCTTCGAGCGCGCCGCGATGATGGACACGCCGGCCGACGGCACTGATCTCGCGGCGCTTCGCGAGCGCTACGTCTCGGTCACGCCGCTCAGGCTCGACCGCACCAACGAGGCGTTCTCCGAAGAGCTCAGCGCGACGTTGAAGTAA